GGGGACGGCGACCGCCGGGCGTCGGCCCGGCCCCGCCCGCACCGGGCCGTCCGCCGGGGCTGGGGAGGTGCGAGGCGCACGCGCGGCTGGCCATCGGATCAAAAATTCGGGAGAAGGGCCGAAATCGACCGCGGGCCGGTCCGAAACGGTCGGTTACGCCGCGCGGCGCTCGGTCGCCTTCGGACGGAGCTTGGTGTAGCCGCACTTGCGGCAGCGCTCGGCCTCGGAGGCGTTGCGGGCGTTACAGCGCATACAGATCTGTCGGTCGAGCATCCGGCGTTCGGCGGCGTCGAAGCTGGCCATACGCCTACTGAGCGAGCGGTGCTGTAAAAGGTTGCGAGACGCCGCTGCGCGGGGCGGGCCGCTCAGGCCCCGGCTTCGGTGAGCGCGGCCTCGATGTCCTCGCGCTGGGTGACGCCGACGAAGCGGTCGACGACGCCGTCGTCGTTCTCGACGATGAGGGTGGGGAGCGAGCGGACCTGGTACTGGTTCGCCACGTCCTGCTCCTCGTCGACGTCGACCTTCTGGAGCTCGAACGCGTCGCCGAGGTCCTCCTGAATCTCCTCTAGGATGGGGTCTTGCGTCTTACACGGGCCGCACCACTCGGCGTGGAAATCCAGCAGTCGAACGGTCATAGTCTGGCTCAACTACCGCCGGCCCGCGCATAAGGGTTTCCCACTCGTGTGCGGGACTCACGAAACCTCGAGAAGGCGCGGGTGAACGGCGGGTCCGGGGGCGGGGACCGGAGACCGCGTCGACGGGCGCGGCGAACGAAACGTTTAGAACGCGGCGACGCGCAGGAACGGGTATGAGTGGTTCCAACTCCGGCGGGCTGATGTCCAGCGCGGGACTGGTCCGCTACTTCGAGAACGAGGACCGGAACGCCATCTCGATCGACCCCAAGACGGTGGTCGCGTTCTGCGTCCTCTTCGGCGTGTTCGTCCAGATCCTCTCGCTGACGGTCGCGTAGGCTCCCCCGTCGTTCTCGTTTCCCGATCCGTTCCCCGGTCGCGTAGCGCGCCCTTTTTCCACGCGCCCGCCCCATCGATCCGTATGAAAGCAGGCGTCATCGCCGTTCAGGGCGACGTGGCCGAACACGCCGCCGCCGTCCGCAACGCCGCGGCCGCCCACGACGAGACCGCGGAGGTCGTCGAGGTCCGGGACGCGGGGATCGTGCCCGACTGCGACGTCCTCCTCATGCCGGGCGGGGAGTCGACGACCATCTCGCGGCTGATCCACCGGGAGGGGATCGCCGCGGAGATCCGCGACCACGTCGCGGCCGGCAAGCCCGTCCTCGCCACCTGCGCCGGGCTCATCGTCTGCTCGACCGACGCGAAGGACGACCGGGTCGACCCGCTTGGGCTGGTCGACGTCTCGGTCGACCGCAACGCGTTCGGGCGACAGAAGGACTCCTTCGAGGCGAAGATCCCGGTCACCGGACTCGACGACCCCTTCCACGCCGTGTTCATCCGCGCGCCGGCCATCGACGACGTCGGCGACGGCGTCGAGACGCTGGCGACGGTCGACGGTCGTCCGGTCGCGGTGCGCGACGGGCCGGTCGTCGCCACCGCGTTCCACCCCGAACTCACCGACGACCCGCGGGTCCACGACCTCGCCTTCTTCCCCGAGAGCGAGGTGGTCGCGTGAGCGATCCCGACGCGACCGGAGACGCCGCGGAGGGCGCGACGGGAGCCGAGGCGGCCGACGCCCCGCCGGCGGCCGTCCTCGACGAGCTGTTCGCCACCATCGAGTCGCGGAAGGAAGAGCTGCCGGAGGGGTCGTACACGGCCTCGCTTTTCACCCACGAGAAGGGCGAGAACGCCGTCTTGGAGAAGGTCGGCGAGGAATCGACGGAGGCGATCCTCGCGGCGAAGGACGACGACCTCGACGACCTCACCGCCGAGAGCGCCGACCTCGTCTATCACCTGCTGGTGTTACTCGCGATGAAGGACCTCGACCTCAACGACCTGCGCGACGAACTCCGAGACCGGTTCTGACCGCGCCTCACCGCTCCCGTGCGAGCTCGCGGTCGATGTCGTCTCTCTCCTCCGTCTCCAGTTCGTCCGCGATCCGGCGCTCGAACTCCGCCTCGCTGATCTGCC
This genomic stretch from Halorubrum hochsteinianum harbors:
- the hisE gene encoding phosphoribosyl-ATP diphosphatase; translation: MSDPDATGDAAEGATGAEAADAPPAAVLDELFATIESRKEELPEGSYTASLFTHEKGENAVLEKVGEESTEAILAAKDDDLDDLTAESADLVYHLLVLLAMKDLDLNDLRDELRDRF
- a CDS encoding preprotein translocase subunit Sec61beta, translating into MSGSNSGGLMSSAGLVRYFENEDRNAISIDPKTVVAFCVLFGVFVQILSLTVA
- a CDS encoding thioredoxin family protein, whose product is MTVRLLDFHAEWCGPCKTQDPILEEIQEDLGDAFELQKVDVDEEQDVANQYQVRSLPTLIVENDDGVVDRFVGVTQREDIEAALTEAGA
- a CDS encoding 50S ribosomal protein L40e, producing the protein MASFDAAERRMLDRQICMRCNARNASEAERCRKCGYTKLRPKATERRAA
- the pdxT gene encoding pyridoxal 5'-phosphate synthase glutaminase subunit PdxT, which codes for MKAGVIAVQGDVAEHAAAVRNAAAAHDETAEVVEVRDAGIVPDCDVLLMPGGESTTISRLIHREGIAAEIRDHVAAGKPVLATCAGLIVCSTDAKDDRVDPLGLVDVSVDRNAFGRQKDSFEAKIPVTGLDDPFHAVFIRAPAIDDVGDGVETLATVDGRPVAVRDGPVVATAFHPELTDDPRVHDLAFFPESEVVA